One segment of Erigeron canadensis isolate Cc75 chromosome 2, C_canadensis_v1, whole genome shotgun sequence DNA contains the following:
- the LOC122586452 gene encoding uncharacterized protein LOC122586452 gives MASTAKSIAQTLRRYIKKPWEITGPCADPEYKSALPLAADYRPFCPATEPAKAIVPTSDPETVFDIKYFSRDQRRNRPPIKRTVLKKNDVVKMMKEKTFDVSDFPPVYLTKAVEEDYNACGGGYVK, from the coding sequence ATGGCATCAACAGCAAAATCCATAGCTCAAACCCTAAGGCGATACATAAAAAAGCCATGGGAAATCACCGGTCCATGCGCCGATCCAGAATACAAATCCGCTCTCCCTCTCGCCGCCGATTACCGGCCGTTCTGTCCGGCGACGGAGCCGGCGAAGGCGATCGTTCCGACTTCCGATCCGGAAACAGTGTTTGATATCAAGTATTTCTCACGCGATCAACGCCGTAACCGTCCGCCAATCAAACGTACGGTATTGAAGAAAAACGACGTCGTTAAGATGATGAAGGAGAAAACATTTGATGTTAGTGATTTTCCGCCTGTTTATTTGACAAAAGCTGTTGAAGAAGATTACAATGCTTGTGGTGGTGGTTATGTTAAGtaa